The Mycolicibacterium doricum genome includes a region encoding these proteins:
- a CDS encoding class II glutamine amidotransferase domain-containing protein — MCGIVGLHLRNPELHPRLGELLTGMLCEMSDRGSDSAGVAVYGDPTWTPPGHGCVSLLEIGASPGSVAEAVGTALGVPVSVTVLDATYLLTAQVESEALLAAARAAFPAALVAGFGDDLAVLKGVGDPHGLTEAWELSGAQGWQGVGHTRMATESAVTPSGAHPYAVGPDQCLVHNGSFANHATVRRQLRWSGVEFDSENDTEVGARFVATQLAAGRDVETALKELCATFDGFYTLLVSNRDSFAVVRDAIACKPAVIAETADWVAMASEYRALSGLPGVEHAAIWEPQPEVVYAWTR; from the coding sequence ATGTGTGGGATCGTCGGGTTGCACCTGCGCAACCCCGAACTCCATCCACGGCTGGGTGAACTGCTCACCGGGATGCTGTGCGAGATGTCCGACCGGGGAAGTGATTCCGCGGGTGTCGCCGTCTACGGTGACCCCACCTGGACGCCGCCCGGCCACGGCTGTGTCTCGCTGCTGGAGATCGGCGCATCCCCCGGATCGGTGGCCGAGGCAGTGGGGACGGCACTGGGGGTGCCGGTGTCGGTGACGGTCCTCGACGCCACCTACCTGCTCACCGCGCAGGTCGAGTCGGAGGCGCTGCTCGCCGCGGCGCGCGCGGCGTTTCCCGCGGCGTTGGTCGCCGGTTTCGGCGACGACCTGGCGGTCCTCAAAGGTGTCGGGGATCCCCATGGCTTGACCGAGGCCTGGGAGTTGTCGGGGGCCCAGGGCTGGCAGGGCGTCGGCCACACCAGGATGGCCACCGAGTCGGCGGTCACCCCCTCGGGTGCGCATCCGTACGCAGTGGGACCCGACCAGTGCCTGGTGCACAACGGATCGTTCGCCAACCATGCCACCGTCCGGCGCCAACTTCGCTGGTCCGGTGTGGAGTTCGACAGCGAGAACGACACCGAGGTCGGGGCCCGTTTCGTCGCCACCCAGCTGGCCGCCGGTCGTGACGTCGAGACCGCACTCAAGGAGCTGTGCGCCACGTTCGACGGCTTCTACACCCTGCTGGTGTCCAACCGCGACTCCTTCGCGGTCGTGCGCGACGCGATCGCCTGCAAGCCCGCGGTGATCGCCGAGACCGCGGACTGGGTGGCGATGGCCAGTGAGTACCGCGCGCTGTCGGGACTGCCCGGCGTTGAGCACGCCGCGATCTGGGAGCCCCAACCGGAGGTGGTGTACGCATGGACGCGTTGA
- a CDS encoding protein glxC, with amino-acid sequence MDALTVTTFDLRTTTLREVNAALHGKNLAGDFLIRNPDGAHNVAVGLDAPVRVTVEGHVGYYAAGMNQHADVVIDGNAGTGVAENMMSGTVWVKGSASQSAGATGHGGLLIVEGNAAARCGISMKGIDIVVGGDIGHMSAFMAQAGRLVVRGEAGQALGDSIYEARLYVRGPVASLGADCVAKEMRAEHHEELATLLKAAGFGGDDTAAYTRYGSARELYHFHVDNTGSY; translated from the coding sequence ATGGACGCGTTGACGGTGACGACCTTCGATCTCCGCACCACCACGCTGCGCGAGGTGAACGCCGCCCTGCACGGGAAAAATCTGGCCGGGGACTTCCTGATCCGCAATCCCGACGGCGCCCACAACGTCGCCGTGGGGCTCGACGCCCCCGTGCGCGTGACGGTCGAGGGGCACGTCGGCTATTACGCCGCGGGGATGAACCAGCACGCCGACGTCGTCATCGACGGCAACGCCGGCACCGGTGTCGCCGAGAACATGATGAGCGGCACGGTGTGGGTGAAGGGCAGCGCGTCCCAGTCGGCCGGTGCCACCGGACACGGGGGACTGCTCATCGTCGAGGGCAATGCCGCCGCCCGGTGCGGGATCTCGATGAAGGGCATCGACATCGTCGTCGGCGGCGACATCGGCCACATGAGCGCCTTCATGGCCCAGGCGGGCCGGCTGGTCGTGCGCGGTGAGGCAGGTCAGGCACTCGGCGACTCGATCTACGAGGCCCGCCTCTACGTGCGCGGTCCGGTGGCGTCGCTGGGTGCGGACTGCGTGGCCAAGGAGATGCGCGCCGAACACCACGAGGAGCTCGCAACGCTGCTCAAGGCAGCCGGATTCGGGGGCGACGATACCGCGGCCTACACCCGCTACGGCTCCGCCCGCGAGCTCTACCACTTCCACGTCGACAACACAGGGAGCTATTGA
- a CDS encoding FMN-binding glutamate synthase family protein codes for MSSWGLRESATFDRATIAAIQRAADTGVYDIRGWGAKRALPHFDDLLFLGASMSRYPLEGYREKCATDVLLGARHAKYPLHLDIPVTIAGMSFGALSGHAKEALGRGASEVGTSTTTGDGGMTPEERGQSKHLVYQYLPSRYGMNPDDLRKADAIEVVLGQGAKPGGGGMLLGQKISERVASMRTLPQGIDQRSACRHPDWTGPDDLTIKINELREITDWEKPIYVKVGATRTYYDVKLAVHAGADVVVVDGMQGGTAATQEVFIEHVGVPTLAAIPQAVQALQELGVHRTVQLIVSGGIRTGADVAKALALGADAVAIGTAALIALGDNHPRYATEYEKIGSAAGFYDDFQDGRDPAGITTQDPELAARLDPAAAGRRLANYLRVLTMEAQTIARACGKAHVCHLEPEDLVAVTIEAAAMARIPLAGTNWIPGAGLR; via the coding sequence ATGAGCAGCTGGGGACTGCGCGAATCGGCCACCTTCGACCGTGCCACCATCGCCGCGATCCAACGCGCCGCCGACACCGGCGTCTACGACATCCGCGGGTGGGGCGCCAAACGGGCACTACCCCACTTCGACGATCTGCTCTTCCTCGGCGCCTCGATGTCGCGGTACCCGTTGGAGGGCTATCGCGAAAAGTGCGCCACCGACGTGCTGCTGGGCGCTCGGCACGCCAAATACCCGTTGCACCTGGACATCCCCGTGACGATCGCCGGGATGTCGTTCGGCGCGCTGTCGGGCCACGCCAAGGAGGCGCTGGGCCGCGGTGCCAGCGAGGTGGGCACCTCCACCACCACAGGTGACGGCGGCATGACGCCGGAGGAACGCGGACAGAGCAAACACCTGGTGTACCAGTACCTGCCGTCGCGCTACGGCATGAATCCCGACGACCTGCGCAAGGCCGACGCGATCGAGGTGGTGCTCGGCCAGGGCGCCAAACCGGGTGGCGGCGGAATGCTGTTGGGCCAGAAGATCTCCGAGCGCGTCGCATCGATGCGCACCCTGCCGCAGGGCATCGACCAGCGGTCGGCGTGCCGGCACCCGGACTGGACGGGGCCCGACGACCTCACCATCAAGATCAACGAGTTGCGTGAGATCACCGACTGGGAGAAGCCGATCTACGTCAAGGTCGGCGCCACCCGCACCTACTACGACGTCAAGCTCGCGGTGCACGCCGGCGCAGACGTCGTGGTCGTCGACGGGATGCAGGGCGGCACCGCCGCGACCCAGGAGGTGTTCATCGAGCACGTCGGCGTCCCCACGCTGGCGGCGATCCCCCAAGCGGTGCAGGCGCTGCAGGAACTCGGTGTGCACCGCACAGTACAACTGATCGTGTCCGGCGGTATCCGCACCGGCGCCGACGTGGCCAAGGCGCTCGCACTGGGCGCGGACGCGGTGGCGATCGGCACGGCGGCACTGATCGCGCTCGGTGACAACCATCCGCGATACGCCACCGAGTACGAGAAGATCGGCAGTGCCGCAGGCTTCTACGACGACTTCCAGGACGGCCGCGATCCGGCCGGCATCACCACCCAGGACCCCGAGCTGGCCGCCCGGCTGGATCCGGCCGCGGCGGGCCGGCGGCTGGCGAACTACCTGCGGGTGCTGACGATGGAGGCGCAGACGATCGCCCGCGCCTGCGGCAAGGCCCACGTCTGCCACCTGGAGCCCGAGGATCTGGTGGCCGTCACCATCGAGGCGGCCGCGATGGCGCGCATCCCCCTGGCCGGTACCAACTGGATCCCCGGAGCCGGGCTCCGATGA
- a CDS encoding NAD(P)/FAD-dependent oxidoreductase, protein MSETADVVIVGGGLEGAAAAWALAERGVTNVIVAERHTVGSGMTGKSSGIVRCHYGVSSLAAMATVGLEVFEKAEEIFGTDIGFRQTGYVVGVGEPNVDSMRKSLAAQRAVGVQTEEIDAADVARMWPFADLTPFAAFGWEPRGGYGDAHQTAQAFAVTARSAGVRVRQSTAVHRLITHGDRVTGVALADGGELWAETVVVATGAWTRPFLARHGIDVPIRVVCEQIVLIDPGVELGPRPVFSDLVSLQYIRPEPDGTLLFGNSDLSDDQEADPDAYLDRATDAFVDITVEKVGTRFPGFPDASITSSYAGCYDVTPDWNPVISRAGLDGLVVAAGFSGHGFKIAPAVGRLVADLIVDGHSADPRIPETDFRLSRFAEGDLLRTPYPYVGAGEMR, encoded by the coding sequence ATGAGCGAGACGGCTGACGTCGTCATCGTCGGCGGCGGCCTCGAGGGTGCCGCGGCCGCCTGGGCGCTGGCCGAGCGCGGGGTCACTAATGTGATCGTCGCCGAACGTCACACCGTCGGTTCCGGCATGACGGGCAAATCGAGTGGCATCGTGCGCTGCCACTACGGCGTCAGCTCACTGGCCGCAATGGCCACCGTCGGGCTGGAGGTTTTCGAGAAAGCCGAGGAGATCTTCGGCACCGACATCGGCTTCCGCCAGACCGGATACGTCGTCGGAGTGGGCGAACCGAACGTGGACTCGATGCGCAAAAGTCTCGCCGCGCAGCGCGCCGTGGGTGTCCAGACCGAGGAGATCGACGCCGCGGACGTCGCCCGGATGTGGCCGTTCGCGGACCTCACGCCGTTCGCCGCGTTCGGGTGGGAGCCGCGCGGCGGATACGGCGACGCGCACCAGACCGCGCAGGCGTTCGCGGTCACCGCACGATCGGCCGGCGTGCGGGTGCGCCAAAGCACCGCGGTCCACCGCCTGATCACCCACGGCGACCGCGTCACCGGCGTGGCGCTCGCCGACGGCGGAGAACTCTGGGCCGAGACCGTGGTCGTCGCGACCGGCGCCTGGACCCGGCCGTTCCTCGCCCGGCACGGGATCGACGTGCCGATCCGCGTGGTCTGCGAGCAGATCGTGCTCATCGACCCCGGCGTGGAGCTCGGTCCGCGCCCGGTCTTCTCCGACCTGGTGTCATTGCAGTACATCCGGCCGGAACCCGACGGCACCCTGCTGTTCGGCAACAGCGACCTGTCCGACGACCAGGAGGCCGACCCGGACGCCTACCTCGACCGCGCCACCGACGCCTTCGTCGACATCACCGTCGAAAAGGTGGGCACCAGGTTCCCCGGATTCCCCGACGCCTCGATCACCAGCAGCTACGCCGGCTGCTACGACGTCACCCCCGACTGGAACCCGGTGATCTCGCGCGCCGGCCTCGACGGCCTCGTCGTCGCGGCCGGGTTCAGCGGCCACGGCTTCAAGATCGCGCCGGCGGTCGGCCGGCTCGTGGCGGACCTGATCGTCGACGGGCACAGTGCCGACCCGCGGATTCCCGAGACCGACTTCCGGCTGTCCCGCTTCGCCGAAGGGGACCTGCTCCGCACGCCGTACCCGTACGTCGGCGCGGGCGAGATGCGCTAG